A genomic segment from Callithrix jacchus isolate 240 chromosome 8, calJac240_pri, whole genome shotgun sequence encodes:
- the GPR135 gene encoding G-protein coupled receptor 135 isoform X1 translates to MEEQPPPPPARPPASTALLGSLHRGAPSAAGLSGGTSSAAAAAAVLSSVAAAGAAGLGNLSDASGGGTATAPAGGGLGGSGAAREAGAAMRPPLGPETAPLLSHGAAVAAQALVLLLIFLLSSLGNCAVMSVIVKHRQLRTVTNAFILSLSLSDLLTALLCLPAAFLDLFTPPGGSVPAAAAGPWHGFCAASRFFSSCFGIVSTFSVALISLDRYCAIVRPPREKIGRRRALQLLAGAWLAALGFSLPWELLGAPRELAAAQSFHGCLYRTSPDPAQLGAAYSVGLVVACYLLPFLIMCFCHYHICKTVHLSDVRVRPVTTYARVLRFFSEVRTATTVLIMIIFVICCCGPYCVLVLMAAARQAQAAQAPSLLNVVVVWLTWANGAINPVVYAIRNPNISMLLGRNREEGYRTRNVDAFLPSQGPGLQARSLNRLRNRYANRLGACSRMSSSTPASRVLGDVAMWARKNPVVLFCGEGPPEPVTAVAKQPKSEGYHHKSEVYKFATLNVVQKVYR, encoded by the exons ATGGAGGAGCAGCCACCGCCGCCACCGGCCCGTCCACCAGCGAGCACGGCCTTACTGGGCAGCCTACACCGCGGCGCCCCCTCAGCGGCCGGCTTGTCTGGCGGGACTTCCTCCGCGGCGGCGGCCGCCGCCGTGCTCTCCTCCGTGGCGGCCGCGGGGGCCGCGGGGCTGGGGAACCTGAGCGACGCGAGCGGGGGCGGCACCGCTACCGCTCCCGCTGGCGGCGGCCTCGGCGGGTCCGGGGCGGCGCGGGAGGCTGGGGCGGCGATGAGGCCGCCGCTGGGCCCGGAGACGGCGCCGCTGCTGTCGCACGGGGCAGCGGTGGCGGCCCAGGCGCTCGTCCTCCTGCTTATCTTCCTGctgtctagcctgggcaactgtgCGGTGATGAGTGTCATCGTAAAGCACCGGCAGCTCCGCACCGTCACCAACGCCTTCATCCTGTCGCTGTCCCTGTCGGATCTGCTCACGGCGCTGCTCTGCCTGCCCGCCGCCTTCCTTGACCTCTTCACGCCGCCCGGGGGCTCGGTGCCTGCCGCCGCCGCGGGGCCCTGGCACGGCTTCTGCGCAGCCAGCCGCTTCTTCAGCTCGTGCTTCGGCATCGTGTCTACGTTCAGCGTGGCGCTCATCTCACTGGACCGCTACTGCGCCATCGTGCGGCCGCCGCGGGAGAAGATTGGCCGCCGCCGGGCACTGCAGCTGCTGGCGGGCGCTTGGCTGGCGGCCCTGGGCTTCTCCTTGCCCTGGGAGCTGCTCGGGGCACCCCGGGAACTCGCGGCGGCGCAGAGCTTCCACGGCTGCCTCTACCGGACTTCCCCCGACCCCGCGCAGCTGGGCGCAGCCTACAGCGTGGGGCTGGTGGTGGCCTGCTACCTGCTGCCCTTCCTGATCATGTGCTTCTGCCACTACCACATCTGCAAGACAGTGCACCTGTCGGACGTGCGTGTGCGGCCCGTGACCACCTACGCGCGCGTGCTGCGCTTCTTCAGCGAGGTGCGCACGGCCACCACTGTGCTCATCATGATCATCTTCGTCATCTGCTGCTGTGGGCCCTACTGCGTCCTGGTGCTGATGGCCGCCGCCCGGCAGGCCCAGGCCGCGCAGGCCCCCTCGCTCCTCAACGTTGTAGTCGTCTGGCTGACCTGGGCCAATGGGGCCATTAATCCTGTCGTCTACGCCATCCGCAACCCCAACATTTCGATGCTCCTAGGGCGCAACCGTGAGGAGGGCTACCGGACTAGGAATGTGGATGCTTTCCTGCCTAGCCAGGGTCCGGGTCTGCAAGCCAGAAGCCTCAATCGCCTTCGAAACCGCTATGCCAACCGGCTGGGGGCCTGCAGCAGGATGTCCTCTTCCACCCCGGCCAGCAGGGTATTAGGGGACGTGGCCATGTGGGCCCGCAAAAATCCAGTTGTACTTTTCTGCGGAGAGGGACCACCAGAGCCTGTGACTGCAGTGGCCAAACAGCCTAAATCTGAAG gCTATCATCACAAGTCAGAAGTTTATAAATTTGCTACACTCAATGTGGTACAAA AAGTCTACAGGTAA
- the GPR135 gene encoding G-protein coupled receptor 135 isoform X2 encodes MEEQPPPPPARPPASTALLGSLHRGAPSAAGLSGGTSSAAAAAAVLSSVAAAGAAGLGNLSDASGGGTATAPAGGGLGGSGAAREAGAAMRPPLGPETAPLLSHGAAVAAQALVLLLIFLLSSLGNCAVMSVIVKHRQLRTVTNAFILSLSLSDLLTALLCLPAAFLDLFTPPGGSVPAAAAGPWHGFCAASRFFSSCFGIVSTFSVALISLDRYCAIVRPPREKIGRRRALQLLAGAWLAALGFSLPWELLGAPRELAAAQSFHGCLYRTSPDPAQLGAAYSVGLVVACYLLPFLIMCFCHYHICKTVHLSDVRVRPVTTYARVLRFFSEVRTATTVLIMIIFVICCCGPYCVLVLMAAARQAQAAQAPSLLNVVVVWLTWANGAINPVVYAIRNPNISMLLGRNREEGYRTRNVDAFLPSQGPGLQARSLNRLRNRYANRLGACSRMSSSTPASRVLGDVAMWARKNPVVLFCGEGPPEPVTAVAKQPKSEEVYR; translated from the exons ATGGAGGAGCAGCCACCGCCGCCACCGGCCCGTCCACCAGCGAGCACGGCCTTACTGGGCAGCCTACACCGCGGCGCCCCCTCAGCGGCCGGCTTGTCTGGCGGGACTTCCTCCGCGGCGGCGGCCGCCGCCGTGCTCTCCTCCGTGGCGGCCGCGGGGGCCGCGGGGCTGGGGAACCTGAGCGACGCGAGCGGGGGCGGCACCGCTACCGCTCCCGCTGGCGGCGGCCTCGGCGGGTCCGGGGCGGCGCGGGAGGCTGGGGCGGCGATGAGGCCGCCGCTGGGCCCGGAGACGGCGCCGCTGCTGTCGCACGGGGCAGCGGTGGCGGCCCAGGCGCTCGTCCTCCTGCTTATCTTCCTGctgtctagcctgggcaactgtgCGGTGATGAGTGTCATCGTAAAGCACCGGCAGCTCCGCACCGTCACCAACGCCTTCATCCTGTCGCTGTCCCTGTCGGATCTGCTCACGGCGCTGCTCTGCCTGCCCGCCGCCTTCCTTGACCTCTTCACGCCGCCCGGGGGCTCGGTGCCTGCCGCCGCCGCGGGGCCCTGGCACGGCTTCTGCGCAGCCAGCCGCTTCTTCAGCTCGTGCTTCGGCATCGTGTCTACGTTCAGCGTGGCGCTCATCTCACTGGACCGCTACTGCGCCATCGTGCGGCCGCCGCGGGAGAAGATTGGCCGCCGCCGGGCACTGCAGCTGCTGGCGGGCGCTTGGCTGGCGGCCCTGGGCTTCTCCTTGCCCTGGGAGCTGCTCGGGGCACCCCGGGAACTCGCGGCGGCGCAGAGCTTCCACGGCTGCCTCTACCGGACTTCCCCCGACCCCGCGCAGCTGGGCGCAGCCTACAGCGTGGGGCTGGTGGTGGCCTGCTACCTGCTGCCCTTCCTGATCATGTGCTTCTGCCACTACCACATCTGCAAGACAGTGCACCTGTCGGACGTGCGTGTGCGGCCCGTGACCACCTACGCGCGCGTGCTGCGCTTCTTCAGCGAGGTGCGCACGGCCACCACTGTGCTCATCATGATCATCTTCGTCATCTGCTGCTGTGGGCCCTACTGCGTCCTGGTGCTGATGGCCGCCGCCCGGCAGGCCCAGGCCGCGCAGGCCCCCTCGCTCCTCAACGTTGTAGTCGTCTGGCTGACCTGGGCCAATGGGGCCATTAATCCTGTCGTCTACGCCATCCGCAACCCCAACATTTCGATGCTCCTAGGGCGCAACCGTGAGGAGGGCTACCGGACTAGGAATGTGGATGCTTTCCTGCCTAGCCAGGGTCCGGGTCTGCAAGCCAGAAGCCTCAATCGCCTTCGAAACCGCTATGCCAACCGGCTGGGGGCCTGCAGCAGGATGTCCTCTTCCACCCCGGCCAGCAGGGTATTAGGGGACGTGGCCATGTGGGCCCGCAAAAATCCAGTTGTACTTTTCTGCGGAGAGGGACCACCAGAGCCTGTGACTGCAGTGGCCAAACAGCCTAAATCTGAAG AAGTCTACAGGTAA